From a region of the Oryza sativa Japonica Group chromosome 6, ASM3414082v1 genome:
- the LOC4341067 gene encoding MLO protein homolog 1, with product MAGGRSGSRELPETPTWAVAVVCAVLVLVSVAMEHGLHNLSHWFRRRQKKAMGDALDKIKAELMLLGFISLLLTVAQAPISKICIPKSAANILLPCKAGQDAIEEEAASDRRSLAGAGGGDYCSKFDGKVALMSAKSMHQLHIFIFVLAVFHVTYCVITMGLGRLKMKKWKKWESQTNSLEYQFAIDPSRFRFTHQTSFVKRHLGSFSSTPGLRWIVAFFRQFFGSVTKVDYLTMRQGFINAHLSQNSKFDFHKYIKRSLEDDFKVVVGISLPLWFVGILVLFLDIHGLGTLIWISFVPLIIVLLVGTKLEMVIMQMAQEIQDRATVIQGAPVVEPSNKYFWFNRPDWVLFFIHLTLFHNAFQMAHFVWTMATPGLKKCFHENIWLSIVEVIVGISLQVLCSYITFPLYALVTQMGSNMKKTIFEEQTMKALMNWRKKAMEKKKVRDADAFLAQMSVDFATPASSRSASPVHLLQDHRARSDDPPSPITVASPPAPEEDIYPVPAAAASRQLLDDPPDRRWMASSSADIADSDFSFSAQR from the exons ATGGCAGGTGGGAGATCGGGATCGCGGGAGTTGCCGGAGACGCCGACGTGGGCGGTGgccgtcgtctgcgccgtcctcGTGCTCGTCTCCGTCGCCATGGAGCACGGCCTCCACAACCTCAGCCAT TGGTTCCGTAGGCGGCAGAAGAAGGCCATGGGCGACGCCCTCGACAAGATCAAAGCAG AGCTGATGCTGCTGGGCTTCATATCCCTGCTTCTCACCGTGGCACAGGCGCCCATCTCCAAGATCTGCATCCCCAAGTCGGCTGCCAACATCTTGTTGCCGTGCAAGGCAGGCCAAGATGCCATCGAAGAAGAAGCAGCAAGTGATCGCCGGTCcttggccggcgccggcggcggggactaCTGCTCGAAATTCGAT GGCAAGGTGGCGCTGATGTCGGCAAAGAGCATGCACCAGCTGCACATTTTCATCTTCGTGCTCGCCGTGTTCCATGTTACCTACTGCGTCATCACCATGGGTTTAGGGCGCCTCAAA ATGAAGAAATGGAAGAAGTGGGAGTCACAGACCAACTCATTGGAGTATCAGTTCGCAATCG ATCCTTCACGATTCAGGTTCACGCATCAGACGTCGTTCGTGAAGCGGCATCTGGGATCATTCTCAAGCACCCCTGGGCTCAGATGGATC GTAGCATTCTTCAGGCAGTTCTTTGGGTCCGTCACCAAGGTGGACTACCTGACCATGCGGCAAGGCTTCATCAAT GCGCATTTGTCGCAGAATAGCAAGTTCGACTTCCACAAATACATCAAGAGGTCTTTGGAGGACGACTTCAAAGTTGTCGTTGGCATCAG CCTCCCTCTGTGGTTCGTCGGAATCCTTGTACTCTTCCTCGATATCCACG GTCTTGGCACACTTATTTGGATCTCTTTTGTTCCTCTCATC ATCGTCTTGTTAGTTGGGACCAAGCTAGAGATGGTGATCATGCAGATGGCCCAAGAGATACAGGACAGGGCCACTGTGATCCAGGGAGCACCTGTGGTTGAACCAAGCAACAAGTACTTCTGGTTCAACCGCCCTGACTGGGTCTTGTTCTTCATACACCTGACACTCTTCCAT AACGCATTTCAGATGGCGCATTTCGTATGGACTATG GCAACACCTGGTCTGAAGAAATGCTTCCATGAAAATATTTGGCTGAGCATCGTGGAAGTCATTGTGGGGATCTCTCTTCAGGTGCTATGCAGCTACATCACCTTCCCGCTCTACGCGCTCGTCACACAG ATGGGATCGAACATGAAGAAGACAATCTTCGAGGAGCAAACGATGAAGGCGCTGATGAactggaggaagaaggcgatggagaagaagaaggtcCGGGACGCGGACGCGTTCCTGGCGCAGATGAGCGTCGACTTCGCGACGCCGGCGTCGAGCCGGTCCGCGTCGCCGGTGCACCTGCTGCAGGATCACAGGGCGAGGTCGGACGACCCGCCGAGCCCAATCACGGTGGCCTCACCACCGGCACCGGAGGAGGACATATAcccggtgccggcggcggctgcgtctCGCCAGCTGCTAGACGACCCGCCGGACAGGAGGTGGATGGCATCCTCGTCGGCCGACATCGCCGATTCTGATTTTTCCTTCAGCGCACAACGGTGA